The Danio aesculapii chromosome 11, fDanAes4.1, whole genome shotgun sequence region ATATATATGTGCAGGTTTTACCATTCTAGCACTTAATAAGCATGCATCAGCCATGTGGAATAATCcatttttatgaataaataaagagaGGATTGGAATTTAAAGATATTCTTCACACTTTACACtaagatttcattagttaatgcatttattaacatgaacaatacatgaacagcatttattgattatagttcaacatttacaaatgcattattaaaatccaaatgcgTGCTAGTTAATGCACCGCAACGAataataaacaactgtatttccattaactaatattaacacagatgaataaacactgtaataaatgtaacattaactaatacaaccttattgtcaAGTGTTATCAATATAATAAAATCAAGTTGTTCCTTCAAGTAACATAAGATAAAGCACATACCAATTCATTGACGTCTTCATTTTGTTCCAATAAAAACTCCAGCATTTCAGCATTCTGGCTGAACACTGCCTGAACCAGGAGAGACTGGAAGAGAGAGAAACTTTTGATGAGAAGCTGAAGCCGAAAGTGATGTCATCATCAGTATGTTCGATCCAAAATGGTGGACGTGAGAAAGAGTTAAcgttgtcactgttttgaagcatatatctgtgtgtgtgtatatatatatatatatatatatatatatatatatatatatatatatatatatatatatatatatatatatatatatttgaagtcaaaattattagacattattaacaaataatttcccatttgatgtttaacagaacaaggaatttcacagtatttcctataatattttttcttcaggagaaagtctttttgttttatttgggctagaataaaatcagttttttatttttttaaaaccattttaaggtcaatattattatgtttttaaggtcaatataattattattgttactgttatacaatgacttgcctaattaccctagttaagcctttaaatgtcattttaagctgaatactagtatcttgaaaaatatctagtcaaatattattttctgtcatcatgacaaagataaaataaaccaggtattagaaatgagttattaaaactattatgtttagaaatgtgctgaacaaaCACTTTTAATTCTGCAAGCTTTGCAAATAATTGAAGTAACTGATGTGgaaattttttaattgtatagTTTGAAACATCACCAAACTCAATGAGCGCAGGAGAATCCCATTGAGAAAAGACAGACTGACTGAGCAGATCATGCCAGAATCCTCTAAAAGAATCGCACTGTTTACTGAGAGACCAACACTATTATTAATCAGCCCATGGGGGATTTTTAATGGAcactttttcatatatttccatcctaaaatgactgattttgtgacaGCTTTTCTCAAAACTTTCGACGCCATTTGCTTCAATctttgtgttttgctgtgaaaatacacaaaaatcttaTCATTAGACATGCGAAACCTCAGGGGGACTGATTAATACACCAAACTGTTTCTGTGTTTCCAGAAAAAACGTATATTTCATAAGAAAATAACACCTTAGAGTCTTGTTCAGCATCTGGTTGCAGTTATATTGAACTAAAGGCAATGTTATCAAACAGTACGtctaatattttaatcatttcattcattcattttccttcggtttagtcactttattcatcagtgatcaccacagcagaatgaaccaccaacttatccagcatatgttttacgcagatgcccttccagctgcaacccagtactgggaaacacccgcacactctcacattcacacacacactcatacagtatggccaatttagttgatcagttcccctatagcgcatgtgtttggactgtgggggaaaccgaagcaccctgaggaaacccacgccaacacgggagaatatgcaaactccacatagagatgccaactgacccagctgggactcaaaccagtgactttcttgctgtgaggcgacagtgctaaccactgagccactttgtCACCCCATTTCAATAATTTGTTATTTATCTTGTGCTTTAAATGGAAGTTCAGAATCAAAACAATCAAAGATTCTGTAATATAAacaggaataacaaataatacaattaattcagTCGTAACTTAGTTTTTAGGATAATTACGGTAATTACTAAGGACAGGACTACGCAAATTAAGTTAGATTTACTTTAAAGTTTGCTTCAATGTAAATGTACAGCAACTTTCAAGTAAACACACTCAAACAATATgtgtagtaaataaaaataatgctctccatcaatgaatgaacaaataaatgagcctttatcacatttaataaaaaataacaagcaCATCAcaactaataacacaaaataacCTTACATTTTAActtgaaaactaaaaaaaaaacacctaaaaactAGCTTTACAGACACTGGctgtgtatattatattataacacgagtattaaaatgaaaataaaactaatagaCACAGAATAAGACATAaagttaaagcgatagttcaccccaaatcaaaaaaactgtcagaatttactcaccctttacttgttttaaatctttacaagtgtttttcttctgttgaacacaaaagaagatactttgaagtaTGCTGGAAACTTCCAAAGTCTTTTCTATGAAATttaatggttaccggtttacaCTTCTTAAAAATATCATTCCTTTGCgtttaagagaagaaagaaactcacaaagatTTGAAAACAAACCAAGGGTgtttaaatgagattttttttattattttggtgtgaactacccctttaaagttGCCCTCAGTGAACGACACGTTGATATAAGCACCGTAAATACACGACGTTTACCTGCTCGCTAATGTTTAGTGTCCCCATCTCCTCACACTAGTCAGGTCGCTGTTTCCTCATTGGAACTTGATTGGGACAGAAGACGGACAATTCAGTAATAATTGACAAAATAAAGTTTCCTTCGAGCGTTAATAATGACCGGTGATCAGTGAGAGGATCCGCTCGTGCAGCTGCGCTGTAATATGAACCTGCTGCCGGTTTACAGCGCCACCTGCTGCTCAAAGGGAAATTAGCGCTGGTGTTTGACTAATATCTTCCACAGAAACGTAAATGTAAATAGTCtgttaatattaaaacatttaatactattaaaatacataataatattcaattgttaattattatttttcatatatttattcgttttaatttattgtcttttttaagtgattgttatttctattgtttttatttaaaccttTCCTACGCCTACATTTGTGTAGCTGTCCCATGAATATGTATTCGTTCGTATTCATCATGTTGTATGTATACCCAGggttactaatgtttattaaaaataataataattaacataataataaagataatggtgaggggtagggttaggggtggggttagttgAGCCCTTTAAAAatcattggatgcagctcagactgCATTGCACTGAGTCAAGCCTGATTTAAACGTATACCACATTAATCGATTACCAGATGTCTAacaatctattcatttattttttgtaaacattaaaacttaaaacataaaaagcACATTAATCAATTATCTTCAACAGAAACGTCCTCTTTTTGTATAGAAAAATATCTTAAAATCTAATTTTTCAGCATTTACATGTTCTCATATCCTTCATTAAAGATGTAaacaacatatatatttattaaactgttaagGTGCATGTAAGTGGCACTGAATTGGAGATTTTTGGCTCAGTGcagaacaaataaaatatatttagagaTTTTATAAACAGTAATATAACTGTTCAATTGCTTATAAGATGCACTTAATTTGGATGTTTtcctttacacatttattttatacacagaaatcattttaaatgcaagcaAAGTgtgaactatttttttttttttatatatatatataattttttaggggtttttaacctttaatggatagaatagtgcagagaattgacaggaaatagttgggagcagagagagggaaagggtcAGCGAAGGACCTCAagtcgggaatcgaactcgggtcgccgtgatggtgctatatgttggcacacttaaccactaggctattgacgcCAACACAAAGTGTGAACTTTAAAGTTTCAAATGGCTTTAGcgaaaataaaatactaaagcaAGATGTATATGTGCAAGAAAGCAGAGTTTATTAAATATTCTTTGCTTATACTTTGACATCTGACAGTAAGTGCTTTATTGTATAAAAATGCAATCAGAAATTACTAATTCACAACTGGGATgaaaaaaaagccttaaaaatgCAGACGTTCCCATTGCTTTTGCTTGTGAAAACCTGAAActagaaaaataaatagataaacggtatagataattaaataaaagcagataaatgacagaaaaagaatataaaacggaaagaaataaagGTAAAATATTAAAGGGATGTGTAAAAGTGAGATTAATATTAAAAGTCATAATTCAAAGCACTGTTTTTTCTTGTATTAATGCTTTTTCCACTGAAATTGTGGTATAGAAAGCGGTTTACTGTTTAAAAGTAAGAACTTACAAACAGAaagacacaaaaatatatataagataCTGAACATAACAATTCTGGCCATATAAAAATGATTTTCCAATCCATCACATATCACAATATCATTaacattcacatttagaagatatttaTATTGGACACCCAACAATAACCAAATATTAAATGCATTGTAATATACTGacatttgtaaataatgtaataattcaccctcctgtaaaaataaatgagtgaattagcagttttctgtattttgtgatttgtttttatttttcctcatttatttctgcttttgaattgcattatgggatttcgatctttcttccaacaacttttaaccataaaaaagtaacttttattgacatttttaatagtgtacAGTGCTATATagcctgggttggtgttgtatattacgctacaaacaccttgtaattaACTGCCTGCACATTTTCGGCTATTTTCCACACTTATTCCTCTATATATTACTTCTTATAcactatattattttaaactactgaaatgtcaataaaagtcactttgttaaactgtagagttgaattttcaacattaaaagtcgacagagcgcagatcaacatcccataatgcaattcacaacaataaataaatggaaaacacttatGAATCACcaaatgttaattaacagatattttttatacCATATTTAGTAGTAATTAGTCATACATTTCTTTAGGTACATCTTGatgcttgattttattttattattactatttttttatcaCATTTGATGCTAAATATTGACCACATCTCAATACTACAGCAATAAATTGTGCTTAAAACACTTGAGCTTTGCACATATTGTGAGTGTATCATCAAACAGGAATGACTTAATTGGtaaaaaacaccaacaaacaaacatgataaatacaaaattactcactatttatttgtctttaattagtcccaaatgtttatgagtttcacTATTATattgaaacacaaaagaagatattttgaagaatgttggaaaccattgatATCCACtgagggaaaaacaaatacaaagtcAAATAGAGGACCTATTATGtaggtattttattttacaaggtgtaaaatgtatttctgatgtccccaaagtgtgtgtgtgtgaagtctcagctcaaaatatcacacaaataatgttgtaCAACTGTCTCAAACTGCGCTTAGATCCTAATTTTTGTGTTTtcgtgactgtcactttaaattcaaatgagactgtgctcttttcaaaagagggcggagctacagatgccagCATGTGAGCATTGTGGAAGATTTAATAagagagagatggtcactagtgggcggagctttcccccctctgatgacacgtacaaagggagaatgtcaatcaaagtgtttgagcagactgtttttatcaagtgtggttATAAACAAATAGTATTAATTAATTTGCACCATTAGAGGCTGATCATATTCACACACTTACCACACAAGTGTGTTTAAACGCCTtataaaagtattctttgcataatagctcccctttgacagctaacatttttcaaagtatctcctttttttgtttaacagaagaaactctctcaaacatcaatgaatgatgacagaattttcctttttgtgcgagctatccctttaaatcccATTAATCTGGTCAGATTCATGAAATGTGAGGACACAAAGACAAACTAATAATACCTCTGCGCTTTTAATAAATATCTGCAAGCCGTTTTCTAAACTAAACACTAAGTGCACTCAAATGggttttaaatataaaagtacGCCATTGGAGAGACTCGTGAAGAGATCCCGCTTCAGCTGTAGAAAGTCAGCTTTAATTGATGACGATGAACAGTCAAGCCATTGATACAGCTGACCAGGTCAACAGTAACCCATGGGGTCCAGTACATTACATATGCTCAGCTTCCTCACAGATTTTTCTCCAATGGTGAAGCTGCAGACTGGTGTTATAACTCGTCATGATGGATCTTCAGCGCGTGGTCACAGAGATCTGTGggaatatacaataataataataatgtgaaaaagCAGTTGGCAATACACTTCTAGATGTCCTTGTAAATATTTTACACAGTATCATACAtggttttgtaaaatatatgatTGAAACAACTGAGAAAAATTTGGtcaaagttttttaaatattttacaggcACACTTAGGAATAAactctctacagtttgacaaatattgcagctgttggacaagattttgaggcttttttaggtgagaatgtagttgtttagatggcaacggtgcagttttttttttaggatagtgcctattttaaatatttatcatatcAGAGATTCAGCACATCGGTGgctatcagcctgtcatactgagcagagcaaaggtgGTTGACATTCCGCAaccaaaatcacctgttttgtcatcactttagccATTACGCTAGAGagtcattcaaatactagctctaaagtgacattattattttcttaataaaagatatatactgtaaatacgcAAACCATAAAAACCCAACAAACCATAATTTTCTGAAACTTTGTTAAAGTTTTGTAGTTTTTTCCAacacctcatttgaatttaaatgtattatcttcatATCCTTAAAGATCTTGGTGTGACCACACTATTATTTGATGAATATAACgatttaatagtaataattatttgaataatatgCACCAAAATATCGTCAAGTCACtgagaaatgggttgaaaatattCCTCGTCAGAGGGGGTGTACTCATTCATGCTGTTCACTGTATCcagacatttaattttttaaatgtaaatgagtttTTGGTATTTGAAAAGGACTACGATATTTTCATTACGAGGACACCAGTGACGTTTGGCAACCTTTTAAACCCCATTTTGTAAAATGATAAAGCAACAATCATACGCACTCTTTATGTGACTATGTTTGTTCAAGTAAAATAACCTCTAatacagtgcttaatttgtgaattgcgatgTCCAgaaacagatcggggtaacagatccggcatgttacccgaggatgtagaGGAAAGTGGAGAGCGGGGGTTTGGTTTTGGGCTGGCGTGGGGGTCTTGTcaaggacgaaagtgaagaatcTGGGAGGGGGTTGGGTGCCGGGGTGTTGGATGGGAGATGTGTCGCGGACAatagtgaagagggttggggagtcgcggaacaaagtgaaagtgaacagagGACGGGGGAGAAGGGTGTTCAAGGAGGGGGATAGGTAAAATGGGGTTCCGGATTacatttcagaggtgccggatccggagtgttccggcacaaattaagccctgctctAATCCCCTAGAGACAGATGTAATGTAAAATACTGAATCGTGTCTAAGATTTACAGCATTACCTGTCCTCTTACTGCAGAGCTTGTCTTTTACATTGTCCGTTTCATGTGCAAAGAATTCAATCAGTTCATCTTCATGCTGCTCCACAATTGTTTCACACTGtgaaaacacacatatataaaaaagaatatgTACAAAATGTATGCATTCAATACATTTTATCAAgcaatcctggagggactgaaaAATGAGAAAAAGCAATCAACTAAATAGCTAAAAAACGGTATATATGTTGACATGACAACACAATTTGCaagctattttgttttgttattcagtttttggttttttattttcatacacattttcttatttttcaatgtattttttttactaaaagttttgttcattttatttctaattctatcaaacctcttcagctgcttcagaacgcagcagcacgagtggtctttgatgaacccaaaagagcacatgtcactccgctactcacccgtttgcactggctgccagttgctgcccgcatcaaattcaaagctctgatgtttgcttacaaagcgatctctggctttgctccttcttatctgctctcacttctgcagatctatgtgccctccagaaacttgcgttctgtgaatgaacgtcgcctcgtggttccatccctaagagggaagaaatcactttcccgaactctcacattcaatctgcccagttggtggaatgaactccctaactgcatcagaacagcagagtcacttgctgtcttcaagaaacgactaaaaacgcaactatttagtctccactttccttcctaatctgtaactgcctctctggctataccactaactgtactctctcaaaaaaaacccattactaatgctttgcttctcagactttacacacctgaaacttgcctacagcacttgttcactgctgctcttatagttgtgtaaattgcttccttgtcctcatttgtaagtcgctttggataaaagcgactgctgaatgactaaatgtaaatgtatttggcTTAAATCCCATAAATATGTACATTACAAACGGGTTCTTACAGCAAACTTTAAGCTGGAGCTGACTCTGGAGTCAAAGGCCACATCAGAGAGATCCATAGCCGTGCCGTCCCGGGATGTGTGTCTTACATATGTCTTCCGATCAGTAACAGGATCGACGCGTTCGCCGTAATCTTTCATCTTCTCACAAACCTCTTCCATCAGCTCAAGTAGATGACCCTCTGAGCGAGAGTACGGGACCTGAAGATGGAAAACAAAGTAgaaaactagggatgcaccaatgTATCAGTCGCAGATATTTGATTCATTTActaaagtcaagtcaagtcaaagtttatttataaagcgctttttaaaaacaacaagtgcttaccaaagtgctgtacacacatacaccatttaaaacaaaggacaaatacaacagacacgtgactctcatatggtattaatagccaaagagtaaaaatgggttttaagacttgatttaaaaacagaaagggttgcgGCCTGCCTAACGTGGGGAGGCTAATTAttccaaagcataaaaatatcgcataaaagcataaaaatatcgcAATACGTTTATTTAAAAGTGTCGTATGCAAGTAtttactcttctaaagcataaaaacataatatttttgcagatatttaagaaacgtaCTAAGTGAACATGCTTATTTATCTTAAAAAcgatgctaaagtcagatattctgctttgaaaatgtgcgtccgcaacgtctgtctttgttttggcctctataaccagccccctgccagtttatccaattatatttcagtgcCTTGACCGAAAACATAGCATATTAAattttcagtcatgaaggctacCTTAATGTATGTGAATTCAGCTGAAAATGCGACCTACGGATGACAGTAGCAGCCtatgaaatgagacgcagattcagagttatgaaaatccacatgaggtggtttttaattagcaaataatacaaatattataagCATAAACATTATCTGGGATGCTAATGCAGTGTGAGGTTGATGTCATGAATCTGGCAACCTCCGTTTGCTTCAGAGAAGAGGAGAGATcgagtgaaaaaataaaaatgaaaacgcTCGCCGATGTTTTTGAATATAGACTGCAATATATAGCTCTACTAGGTGTCAACACCACTTACTGCACCTTCCAGCTACCGTCATATCAGCAATAATATGAAAACGTCTGATATCAGATTATTAACCGTTGTATCAGACGTTTTCATATTATTGCCGATATGACAGTAGCTAGACAGTGCAGTAGGGACACCTAGTGGTTGAGATATGTATTGCAGTCTAAATTCAAAAATATCGAAGAGGGTTTTTTCACTCGACCCCTCCTCCTCTGATCTGACgcaaacgcaggttgccagattggtgACATCAAACTTACACTTTAAGCTTCTCAGCTAATGTTTATGCTTGTAAGATTTGCACattaaaaaccacctcatgtggattttCATAACTTTGAATCTGCGTTTCGCATTTCGTGGCTGCTGCTGTCATCTGTAGGTCGCATTTTCAGCTGCGTTCACATACATTGAggcagccttcatgactgaaaatTAAATATGCTGTGTTTTCCGTCatggcaacccagggtgctgaaatacatttgggtaaactggcagtgggctggttatagaggccAAAGACAGACATTCAAACGCGGAACGCACATTTATAAAGGAGAATCATTAACTTTAGCatagtttttcagataaacaagcatgttcacttagtatgtttcttaaatatctgcaatttCTTAAATATCTTCTTAAATAAACTTGTGTCTCTTTTAAAATGCTGAATGTTAAATAGATCCATAAAAAATTTATCTGTATAGTACTGTAAGCAATGGACCAATATCGGTAAATATCGGTATCAGTACCAGGTgatgtttttttgttaaaatcagtat contains the following coding sequences:
- the cnpy2 gene encoding protein canopy homolog 2; its protein translation is MEKQYHIIIFCALVSVHLLLVQGARQGQDVKCGACRALVDEMEWEISQIDPKKTIQTGSFRINPDGSQSVREVPYSRSEGHLLELMEEVCEKMKDYGERVDPVTDRKTYVRHTSRDGTAMDLSDVAFDSRVSSSLKFACETIVEQHEDELIEFFAHETDNVKDKLCSKRTDLCDHALKIHHDEL